In Panicum virgatum strain AP13 chromosome 4N, P.virgatum_v5, whole genome shotgun sequence, a single window of DNA contains:
- the LOC120671490 gene encoding uncharacterized protein LOC120671490, translating into MGVELDLSELAVLRPIQTSASSGGAATARRGNDDLDAADTGCVTPTAVSSLLPRQVGFGIDVVESVFSTPTSSPCLLRPATVCPPAPLKPARSPAATAKRKRCCDRPGLQRPFFPVPQDLSTVFVPRGPADRSPPPRAAKKIRRLFVVG; encoded by the coding sequence ATGGGCGTCGAGCTCGACCTCTCTGAATTGGCCGTGCTCCGGCCGATCCAGACCTCAGcgagcagcgggggcgccgccaCGGCTCGGCGTGGCAACGACGACCTGGACGCCGCCGACACAGGCTGCGTCACGCCGACGGCCGTGAGCTCCCTGTTGCCGCGGCAAGTAGGCTTCGGCATCGACGTCGTCGAGTCCGTCTTCAGCACGCCGACATCGTCCCCGTGCTTACTGCGGCCGGCCACGGTGTGCCCTCCGGCGCCGCTGAAGCCGGCGAGgtcgcccgccgccaccgccaagaGGAAGCGCTGCTGCGACCGCCCGGGGCTGCAGCGGCCCTTCTTCCCCGTGCCGCAGGACCTCTCCACGGTGTTCGTGCCGCGCGGCCCAGCGGacaggtcgccgccgccacgggcggCCAAGAAGATCCGCCGCCTGTTCGTCGTGGGGTga